The genomic DNA TTCCGCTGAGGGCTTTCTTTCTCAGCAATCAGTGTCtgcaagtttatgttttaacaAAGTACCTCTGCCCACGTTCACAAAAGAAAACGgctttatttttgaaaatgatagtACCAAGTTCTTTTGGTTTCTTAGCTGCCATCCTTGGGGTGTACTTCATTATATATCCAGCAtacatgaaagaaaattcaaatggGAAACTTTTAATTGCAACCTTTTCTCCTCTCCTTGGAGTTGTGGTAAAAGTAGCCTCGCGTATTTGTGTTCAAAAGTTGTATAACATCACTCATCCCGGATATTCGTACATCCTTTTATCACCGGTCTATTGTGGTGCGGCAGTCGTTTTTCGAGTTTTGCAAGCGGATCTTGGCAGTTTACAAGCCATAGCTTTAGTTGGAATAATTCACGGCGCAGCAGAAGTCATTGAAAGAAGTACTATGGTTTTGATTGATCACATTTGTCATATGTTGTGGAAGAGAAGATCCGCTCCTTGGGGAAGTTTTCGTActcctcgtcgtgagagactcATGGCTGATATCGCTATCATGAGCATGTTGTATGAATCTGCTGCTATAGTGTCTGTGAATGGGTTCTTGTACTTGTATCAGTTCATATATGTAAGGGAAGAGACTTTTGTCAatttatttcagtcattttcaatTCATAGTGCGGCTTCCCTAGCGATTGAGTGGGTGTTTAACAGCGTGTCTCTAGCGATTGAGACTCGTTATCAAAACGTGGCTGTCATGGCTGTTTGGCGGAGGAGATGGAGGCGCCACATTTTAGTGGCGATTGTAAATGCAGTACCTATCGCTCTGTTAACAAGCGGTTATCTCTTAGATACGTTACATAACCGTTTCGGCGGAACTTTAAGTATGGCATGTAAAATGCCATTTACatagaacaaaaagaaaaagaacagaGCTCTACTATGGTAAGCCGTTTTTGCGGGCGTATCTGTCTTACTTGAATGACATCCATCGTTAGTTTAGAAGGAAAGTTAATTTGGAGTCTTCTTTTTTCTAGGTTATACAACTCTAACAAGTGTATTTGTCACCCTCATTTCTATTGCACTTCTCTACTCCAAAGGCTCCCGCTGAGAATTCCAATAAATTCAACTgaaatagcaataatcgaatAATAGCTAGCGCACCGGCATGGCACGATCTCGTTCCCCTTCCCATCGTTCCCTGTGCGCTCAGGttctttttccctctccccagtctccctACGATACAAAGAGGTGAGCTTTTGCACAGTACTGTATGTAggttttttttggtgaaaagttAAATGGTATATTGTTAGCCGCTTTTATGATGACCGCTGTCTTGTTGTTTAGTTAGATATAAACCTTTACTTCAAAGAGGTAGCTCTTCAgtttttgtataaattaaaaacTGCTATCCATAGAGGCCCTATATAATAAACTAAAATGGAATGTGCTCTTCGAAATATTAAAAGGCAAAGATGATTACCTTGATGCAACCATGATAACACAAGAAATAAAATCGCGAAATCCTAAACCTTAGCCTCTTTCACAGGTTGCATTAAACAGatttgtctttcttgcttttgaattcattacacatatttcttctttttttttctttgcttttcacTTATTATAATATAATATCTGATTTGTAATAGAATTAATTTGGCACGCCTCGACGAGCGTTTTCTTGCTAACTGCGTGCCAAAAATTGTACTTGTAATGTTATGATAATAAATATCTTGTCTTGTCCTGTCTTGAATTGgaatagaaataataatgatcattATGTACAGATAAAAATAGCTATAAAatctcaaaatctcaaaatctaACTCATGCATCCACGATAAAGAGGCTTTTTGGTACATACTAATTATACTTTATAGACGGGAACTCTAAGTTTCCTGCTGCTCCTTGTTCTTCTGGGCAATTCATCAGTCCTTGTTATAATTAAAATAGTCGAAAAAACAGTGGACAAAGGTTTCTTAACTATATTGCGTACATGGGTCTCGCGTCTTTTCTCCAGGGTTACGAAACGTAAGAACTTAGCGCTTTTTCGCTGCTCCCCAGACTCATACCGAGTCGTGCTGCGCGCCTCTGCAACTTATCAGCTCAACACTGCACACAGTATCCCAGTAATCAAGAATAGGGAGGACAAAAGATTTATAACTGGCACCTGACGTGTACATGTTTATGTTTTTCCTAATTGGGCCTAACATCTTCCTAACCTTGCCGATCAAGTAATCAACGTGCGCATTCCACGTAAGCGACACATCTACAACAACCCGATGATAAATTGAAATGAGTAAATTAGGGCCATTAGGAGGCTAAGCTCTACCTGGTCCCATGATCTTAATTTATGCAAGCGAAACTTTTTGGTTCAAGGAAAACACTACTTTGTACTAAATTTTTCCACTGCTGTCCTTTCGCCACAGTTCAGTAAGTTACTGTTTAAATTATGGAAAGAGATCAACAATATCAACACTATTTACTGCTTTTAAAAAGTAAGAGAACTTTTTACTCCTCAAATACTTtcttttatctattttttgcaACATCcgcttattttttctttttcccattGAAGCTTTTGATTCATGTACAGTATTGAGAACAGAAAACCAGAAATCACCAGTACAGAGCAGCTGTGTTTAACATACTGGCCAGCAGCATTCCACTTCAAACTTCCCATATCCATTACTACATGATTGTGTTCCTTACTCGTCAGAGTTTACCATTGCATTTGCAGTATCAGTAACTGACAACAGGAAGTCGCAATGTAAAATTCGTTGCATGAATAACAGTTACTGACAGTCCAAGTTAGCAGAGTTGATGTTAGGCCATCCCCAGAGAAAAAGGAATAAACATACAACAAGACACTTTGAAAGCGTCCATTTGGGCTTATAGCTTGCGAAAGACagaaaaacttaaaacttaaTAAATGGGAATGTCAAGGGAAAGCTGAGGGCCAGGAAGTGCTAAGAAAGTCGCATAACAGGATTGTCTACATTTTCCCATAGTAAGGGCACATTCGATACattgaaaaaaaactaaacgGATCACTTGTTCTGGCTTTCATTACATGGTAAAGTCTTGAATTCCGGTGaaaatcaataattaaaatgaatGTAAAATAGGTCCACGATGAGAGATTGGTTCGCAAGCTATTCCCAAAGTTGCAAGACAAGCTAAGTGAAACCTCTGGGTAACTCGGAGTAGCATGAGAGTTGCTCTCTGTGTGCGACCGCGACCAAACCAAACTTAACCTGGCGTTGCTTTTACGGCCGTTTTAACGGCTATGAATTGTTTTTAGCAATTAATTTCGACAGCAAAGTAATGACGCCATTATATTTGTTACTTGCTTTTGTATTCTCGTTACCGggagaatttgtttttcagaaaccaGTTAAAGTGAACTTGTACCTCCCTTAGTTGGCTCGATTAtgacaaagtttgaacaaagttctatgagagcgttttgaaaatatttggaaacgaagttttaagggtcttaaaaacagtggaaaagCATGCTATAGAGCGGGTCTAGTCTAGAAATGTAGTTTTATCTCATAGTGGCTTTTTCCATTTGAAACTGTGTACGGAAAAAGAGGGGATTACGAGAAAGAAGAATTTGATTAGCCGTACGTTCGGCTGCTCTCTTTACCATTTTTGTATGTAATTTGGTTCACGACTACAAATTTCatggttataaaaaaaaaccaattCAAGCCTCCAAGTTTCAAGGACATTGAAAACAAGGGAGGCAATTAATTGAATGGGGCTTCAAATGTCACaaatcccccacccccacccctagattttgtgtttacaagtgggCGACCCCATTataagcctgagaaaacagacgacaTTTCGAGACGCCACGAacggttttcccgcgaaatgacgtctgagaattgagacgagcgcagaaattccatactgatgacgcgtcactacttagatttgggtagtgcttctgattggttaaaccGAATTTCACaagcggcacgaccaatcacaagcactacccagatctgggtagtgacgcgtcatcagtatggaatttctgcgctcgtttcaaTTCTCAGAAGATCACTTTCTTTCGTCACTTGTTgtgttaaccctttcactgccaaatgtggccaaaggcaaactTCGACCAAATttgcgaatttcattttctaaattttgacaaacaaatagcatcatgtgaaaagtacaggcagagagctttcatttgaatggtcacatcataggatttcgtccatagactcaaaagtaagaGTCAAaacttacaaaactccatcaaacactctggcagccAAAGGGTTAAATACAAATGCGTTTTTTTCACATGCCATTCCTCCTTTTACCATCACCGAATGCCAACACCTGATTAAAAcgatcgccgaaaataaactgCATGCCGTGCACCGCGACTCCCTTTTACTCCTTTTGCTAAAATGACCCAATACTGTTCGGTCTAGTTTGTGATTTTGAACGATTGACGTTGTCAAATAACGTTGACCAGAAGTAGCGATGCTTGTAGCAATGCATAATTATTATCTTAGCCTCTGATTTCTCGTTTTCTGTACACTACTCATATGTTCAgttttattgaaaattttatccCGCCTGTTCcttattttaatttagttttcaaTTACCGCACGGGTGGTCCCGCTCAAATTTTAACTCTCTTGCCCTGCttacaaaaacattaaaacatgCACGACTGAATAGGCGAGCAAATTCTTGCCTTGGTACGTCACAGACTTTGTAAGCAAGATGCTGTTGacacttttaaaactttttaaagcgTGACGTAATCACGAGCTGAATGACAGGAGCTTTATTTGGTGAGTGTACTTTCTACTGGTTTGCTCACTATATTTTCCGTGAAACGTGAAATGCCCCTATATATTTTTCGTGAGGCTACTAAACTATAATCAATCTTAACCACCTACCAAAAATGCTGGTAGGAGGGTAGGtacgaaaaattcttttttaaatgcGTATGCGTGGCGTATGATATGTGCTTCCTCTTTCGCACGGCCGCAGAATGAGAGGCGCGACCACTCTTTGGCTCTCTTTGGTTATTTTACGTAAAATGGTTGGAAGAGCTAACTCTAATCATCTAGAGATACCAGGTGGAGAGAAAAGTCGGATTTATTTTCTAAGATTAAGCTTTTCTaaggaaaaaattcttgaatgTAACTCCAAGTAGCAAAGTTGATGTTGGTGATGTATCATTGTCAGAGGAAAGCTCGACAGCTGCTGAACAGTTCAAAACAAGAGAGAAACCAGTAGAATATGTCACTGGAAAATTCAGATATGATCGTTTTGGATATCTTTGTATGGTCTATTTCTACGTTActgtttttaaataatttgtcattttcaaaTGGGTAATATTTGTGGCTATTTCCCCCGCAGCGGCATGTAGTCTGATCTCAGTGAATTACTGTtctggtcattgaactactggcgtggttattgaactgttgTGTGGTCACTGAACAAATTAACAATGTCTTTTCGGATCTATACAcgaaaaacacacaaacaatCAAAAAACTtactatttctttattttactgagaattctttaaaaattatacaaaattcCGAAGAAAAAGATGGGGCGCGGTCCCCTCGGACCACCCCCAAATCCCCCCATCCATGATTTTCGAATACCccaatttcaatccgttttatCCTTGCCATCTTTTGTAAGTTGCTGAATACAAAATTTTGTCTTtacaaaatgtaaatgtaatcaatcaatcaaagaTCTCTCGACCATGTAAGGATAAAGAATATTCGACTTCTTAATACCTAAGAAATTACTTCTCCTTGCCGTTTCTGTAGTAAAACCAGTAACTGTCAGGGAGAAAGGATCATTTCAATTAGGGATCTTGGTGTCGTTACAAGGGATTTTTCGTGGAATATGAAAGACGGAAAAATTCAATGAAAGGCCTTTTTAATGGGCTTTCTCTACTAGTAAAACCCAAAGCCACGGGGACCGGAAACTATTGgaaagaaatatatatttaagagtgattgttttttttttccttaagtaAAGGGCATTTTACATGTCTGAGTTAACAACTCGTGGAAACGTCCATGCACTATTATTAAGATTTTAGCATCAGTCCAGATGGCTATTGGAAATGCACTTACAATTGCCACCAAGATATGTCTTTTCCACCGTTTTTGCCAGACAGCCATGACGGCTATATTCTGATAACGGGTCTCAATCGCCAGAGAGACACTGGTAAAAAACCACTCTATTACAAGCTGAACCGAAGTATGAATAGCAAATCGTTGTAGCAAAGTTAACAGAGGCTTGTTTGTCAAGTAAACATATTGATATAAGTACAAGAATCCATTCACAGACACTATAGCAGCTGATTCAAACATCATACTCATGATTGTAATATCAGCCATgagtctctcacgacgaggagTACGAAAACTTCCCCAAGGAGCGGACCTTCTTTTCACCAGCTGATGACAAATGTGATCGATAAAAACCATTGTACTTCGCTCTATGACTTCTGCAGCTCCATGAATTATTCCAAGAAGAGCGATGGTCTGTAATCTGCCGAGATCCGcttgtaaaattctgaaaataacagCTGCTCCAGAGTACAAGGGtaccaacaaaacaaaagaatatccCGGATGTGTGATGTTGTATAACCGCTGAACGCTTATTCGCGAGATTACTTTAACGAAGACTCCAATGAGAGGAGCGAAAAGTGCGATtatcagtttgccgtttttgttttgtgcaTTGTAGAGAGGGTAAATGAACGTCGTTATGAGAATAGAAACAAGGAAAGAGAAACTCCATGGTACTACCATTTGGAAGAACAaaatcaacttttgttttcttgaccaTAAACGTCCACTTAAAAGCTTCGTTACAAGATATGTTTGAGCGAATAGGCTAGTAAAAAAAAGTGCGTTAACTGGAATCTTTTGTAAAGCAGAAAGCCTTGACTCAGAGACGCCGAGGTACTGAAGCAATACACGATAAACTGCATCCAAAAAGTAGAAAGTACCACTAATTAAAATCAGCTTTCTTTTCACACCCATTAGCTGAAATGAGCGAAACAGAAACAGCGCGTTTGTGAAATACCAGATGTAAAGGAAAGCGCAGAGGATCGAAGCCGAAATTGTTCTCATCCACTGCACTTGTACCGGAATTTCGTTTTTAAGGGGGAATTCACAGTTGTGCACAGTTTTGTAGCAGATATAAGAAATCAGTATGTATATGGCACCCACGATAACAGCGGTAAACAGGGAAATCGAAGCTCCAATATACATTGATTTACAAATTGTGCGGATGACAGATGGTCTCAGTTGCTTCCAAGCCATTTCTCTTTGTTCATGGGAAGCGATGTGTGTTTCCTCACTATTCTCTATTGAGCTAGCATCAGTAAGCTTTACTTGTACACATCTAGATACCTGATAATCTAAGCTTGTGGCTTCTCTGTCGCTATATTCTTGGTAAATCAGTTCATCAACAGGATGACAATACCACTCTCGCTCTGTACTGTCCAAAGGATTGTAGCCAAATGATTCTGCTGTAAATTCAGGTTCATTCGGATTATAGTGCTCTGTAACATCTCGTGTGAAACTATATAGGATATGGCCAAATAACTCTGCTATGGTGCTTCCAAGCATTTTTGTAGCCACTTTACAGAGGTAGCAAATTAAAAATCTTCATTCCTTCGTATATACATCTTAATACATCTCAGTTGTGTTCACTTGCTAGTAAGTGTGAAGTTCGCGTTGTGGCTTCATCTGGTAGAATTAGAAACGGAagatgaaagattttttaagatGTAAATTGACTTTTCATGAAACAATACAGTTGTCGGCTAATTTGGCgtatagtttttgttttcactgctcATGAACATGTCCAACTTTTCCGGGTTTGTTTCGGAACGGCCCAGTGCGAAACTATAAGTATCACAGCGCAATAAAAGACACTGAAAAGTGATGTTTCGAACTTCATGCTTCCGCTTTTAGGTATATTTGGTTCTTTCTTCTTGTGTTGTTTCTTTTTCGTCCCTTTCAGTTAACGGGgattaaaagaaaacttttcctGGTGTGCTTGATTACATATTCGTTGGACACAGTTTATCGTGTTGCCCTCCAAATGCATGGTataaccatagttaattgagtggaatggttatgaaacccgtcagactcttttgttatatgtttttgtggacctgaaagtgcacaacgttcaaaagaattcctatcgttttgattgtattgaccaataaaaacgttgctttgatttattccgtaacaatttgccaacagaaaacaaaggattgtgcactttcagggtgcttccaacataaactgcagcactgttgtttttatcattgatgtttgccgcttttcataaccagtctcctctaataactatggtatAACTCATTGTTATATTTCCTATCCATTAAGAATTCAGCTTACGGCTTTCTTTTTCAGCAATCAGTGTCTGCAAATTTATGTTTTAACAAAATACCTCTGCCCAAGTTCacaaaagaaaatgtctttatttttcaaaatgataTAGTACCAAGTTATTTTGGTTTCTTGGCTACCAACCTTTGTATAAACTTAATTGTATATCCAGcatacatgaaaaaaaaaaaggaaaatgggaaaattttAATTGCAACCTTTTCTCCTCTCCTCGGAGTTGTTGGAGTTGTTGGAGCGGCCTCCTGTATTTGTGTTCAAAAGTTGTATAACACCACTCATCCCGGATATTCCTAGTGCAGAAGTCTGCACTAGGAATCATTTTTCCAGATTGCTCTTATGAGTCGGCACTCGTGCGTTGTGGCTTGCCTACACTGTTGTCGCGCCGTGATGAGGCTTGCAGGCGTTTTATATCTAACATCAAGGAGTCCGGGTTCCTTTCACACCTGCTGCCGCAGCCCACGAACGTCGCTCATGGGTACGGGTTGAGGTCGGGTTTTTCCCGTTCTGAATTCCGCTTTGTCAGAACGGACCGCCTTAGCAATTTTGTTACCCACAGTTACAATTAGGATTAAATTGTTTTTGCGTTCTTGCCATGTGTAATTATGTGTTCTGCGTATTCTTGACCTCCCTTGTAATTTAGTG from Porites lutea chromosome 6, jaPorLute2.1, whole genome shotgun sequence includes the following:
- the LOC140941506 gene encoding uncharacterized protein; the protein is MSTSTLIEVFGHILYRFTRGVTEHYNPDEPEFTAEFFGYSPLESTGREWYCHPVDELIYQEYSDREPTSLDYLPSLYSFGVKVTDACSTEQDEETQEAHQNEDKSMAWKRLRPSVLHTAFKSMYNGAWISLLMAIIVGTISTMVFYLSFETVHHCDFNPLNSTSVQMQWMGSMSNILASAFIYIWFFILVLFLFRPFQLTGIKRKLFLVCLITYSLDTIYRVSLQAAGLAHSYISNHLRIPLRAFFLSNQCLQVYVLTKYLCPRSQKKTALFLKMIVPSSFGFLAAILGVYFIIYPAYMKENSNGKLLIATFSPLLGVVVKVASRICVQKLYNITHPGYSYILLSPVYCGAAVVFRVLQADLGSLQAIALVGIIHGAAEVIERSTMVLIDHICHMLWKRRSAPWGSFRTPRRERLMADIAIMSMLYESAAIVSVNGFLYLYQFIYVREETFVNLFQSFSIHSAASLAIEWVFNSVSLAIETRYQNVAVMAVWRRRWRRHILVAIVNAVPIALLTSGYLLDTLHNRFGGTLSMACKMPFT
- the LOC140941445 gene encoding uncharacterized protein: MLGSTIAELFGHILYSFTRDVTEHYNPNEPEFTAESFGYNPLDSTEREWYCHPVDELIYQEYSDREATSLDYQVSRCVQVKLTDASSIENSEETHIASHEQREMAWKQLRPSVIRTICKSMYIGASISLFTAVIVGAIYILISYICYKTVHNCEFPLKNEIPVQVQWMRTISASILCAFLYIWYFTNALFLFRSFQLMGVKRKLILISGTFYFLDAVYRVLLQYLGVSESRLSALQKIPVNALFFTSLFAQTYLVTKLLSGRLWSRKQKLILFFQMVVPWSFSFLVSILITTFIYPLYNAQNKNGKLIIALFAPLIGVFVKVISRISVQRLYNITHPGYSFVLLVPLYSGAAVIFRILQADLGRLQTIALLGIIHGAAEVIERSTMVFIDHICHQLVKRRSAPWGSFRTPRRERLMADITIMSMMFESAAIVSVNGFLYLYQYVYLTNKPLLTLLQRFAIHTSVQLVIEWFFTSVSLAIETRYQNIAVMAVWQKRWKRHILVAIVSAFPIAIWTDAKILIIVHGRFHELLTQTCKMPFT